The Huiozyma naganishii CBS 8797 chromosome 1, complete genome genome window below encodes:
- the SSH4 gene encoding Ssh4p (similar to Saccharomyces cerevisiae SSH4 (YKL124W); ancestral locus Anc_2.448), which yields MQKGRQGICNISEEIQEKNRITFLSCLNSLWRRPLPLASSVYCTTEGIANNMRLPAVVGLSETDALSSLQASFRAEQTNDYDPTSPPYYSNPPPDSDPDTINLAFLISLSVTFAIMMIMLILAAAYVTFFSDDEAEYDEEMGYGARVGAGGRSRGLGRLFNKKRSDVLLDSSFVQALDTENDEAFKTLESAELKKMSSFETELYRRAQEYLKMNPPCVTKFNTFVDEHDRSVLKDRGIQSYYFLPSINDNVDEEGRFLPSFLVEDKLDISFTENNKSSSTLLNFPLPFNKKDAVYFEVKVFRHERNSNSIFSVGLTTVPYPYFRIPGMSNFSIAYESTGKLRVNNPFTAPTLLPKLEEGDVVGFGYRYRTGSLFITHNGKKIMDVAQNIRVDLFVSIGAMNASYTRTYTRDGLLEDPDNVSIRDSLSEGEYVELPKKLQRVYDIRREPVDSDPIELNVNLGNIGFVFIEANVKKYSFGSVYGDIGIPPVYTGAGQNNDLLLQKGEDTPPKYPTEAVTDDDDEDHGVIVGASGDLDTYEHNSSAYDQMHNDTPTGRNALIPSGLSVIMEEEVSPSDDETSPLITTEPAVKDKKKKQKNKRKGKKRRGRS from the coding sequence ATGCAAAAAGGACGTCAGGGGATTTGTAACATTTCCGAGGaaatacaagaaaaaaatcgCATCACCTTTCTTTCAtgtttgaacagtttatGGAGAAGGCCCCTTCCTCTGGCGTCAAGTGTCTACTGCACAACTGAGGGCATCGCCAACAATATGAGGTTACCAGCAGTGGTTGGTCTGTCTGAAACAGATGCACTCTCCTCGTTGCAGGCAAGTTTCCGAGCGGAACAGACGAATGATTATGACCCTACTTCCCCGCCTTACTATTCGAACCCTCCCCCGGATTCGGACCCGGATACTATCAACCTAGCGTTCTTGATCAGTCTGTCGGTTACGTTTGCCATCATGATGATCATGCTAATCTTGGCAGCCGCGTACGTAACGTTTTTCAGCGATGATGAGGCGGAGTACGATGAAGAGATGGGATACGGTGCGCGCGTTGGTGCTGGCGGGAGAAGTCGTGGTTTGGGTAGGTTGTTCAATAAGAAGCGGAGTGATGTGTTACTGGACTCGTCGTTTGTGCAGGCACTGGATACGGAAAACGATGAAGCGTTTAAGACGCTAGAGAGTGCTGAGCTTAAGAAAATGTCCAGTTTTGAAACGGAATTGTATCGTAGAGCACAGGAGTACTTGAAAATGAATCCCCCATGCGTTACAAAATTTAATACGTTTGTTGATGAACACGACAGGTcagttttgaaggataGAGGGATCCAGTCGTACTATTTTTTGCCTAGTATTAACGATAATGTTGATGAGGAGGGCCGGTTTTTACCCAGTTTCCTAGTGGAGGACAAACTTGACATCAGTTTCACcgaaaacaacaagagcTCGAGTACCCTGTTGAACTTCCCACTACCATTCAATAAAAAGGACGCTGTGTATTTTGAGGTGAAGGTATTCAGACACGAGAGAAACTCGAACAGTATATTTAGCGTTGGACTGACAACGGTCCCCTACCCGTACTTTAGGATCCCAGGGATGTCTAACTTTTCGATAGCGTACGAATCCACTGGGAAACTAAGAGTGAACAACCCGTTTACGGCGCCCACTTTACTACCTAAATTGGAGGAAGGTGACGTTGTTGGGTTTGGGTATCGATACAGGACCGGGTCGCTTTTCATCACGCATAACGGGAAGAAGATCATGGATGTGGCGCAGAATATCCGCGTTGATTTGTTTGTCAGTATTGGTGCGATGAACGCTTCGTACACGCGGACATACACAAGGGATGGGCTCTTGGAGGACCCTGATAACGTTTCGATAAGGGACAGTCTCTCGGAAGGTGAGTACGTCGAACTCCCAAAGAAGTTGCAGAGAGTTTACGATATACGGCGCGAGCCTGTGGATAGTGACCCTATTGAGTTGAACGTTAATTTGGGTAATATTGGGTTTGTCTTTATAGAGGCTAATGTGAAGAAGTACTCGTTTGGCAGTGTCTATGGAGACATTGGCATCCCGCCAGTGTACACCGGTGCTGGGCAGAACAATGACTTGCTGTTGCAAAAAGGCGAGGACACTCCACCGAAATATCCTACGGAGGCAGTTActgacgatgacgatgaagacCATGGCGTGATAGTTGGTGCCAGCGGTGACTTGGACACGTACGAGCACAACTCATCCGCGTATGACCAAATGCATAATGATACCCCCACGGGAAGGAATGCGCTGATACCGAGCGGTCTGTCTGTTATCATGGAAGAGGAAGTGAGTCCATCAGACGATGAGACGTCGCCCCTGATTACGACAGAGCCTGCTGtgaaggacaagaagaagaaacaaaagaacaaaagaaagggcaagaagagaagaggTAGGTCTTAA